A part of Aegilops tauschii subsp. strangulata cultivar AL8/78 chromosome 2, Aet v6.0, whole genome shotgun sequence genomic DNA contains:
- the LOC109771995 gene encoding protein NRT1/ PTR FAMILY 4.5 isoform X2: protein MALVGFVDWRGNAIRKEVHGGVRAAWFLYVLTVVTNVVIIPNLLNLVTYLHGTMHMGVSASATTTTNFFGATSGFAMIAAFLSDSYITRFRTMLLFGPFMFLGYGLLALQAYLPSLRPPACNIEAELNSCEVVHGWNATLLYTALYMTAFGDGFIRVCLPSLGADQFDHEDPSESRQQSSFFNWYTFGISFGGFVGLILIVWLENYKGWDIGLGVCAILILLGLLIVAAGFPFYRNQVLVVAFRNRKLELPEKLEEATESCTGTRACSVDALAPTNSLKFLDKACINRGQSGAWSVSSLRKVEETKVILHVLPLFVSSMIGYISNVILFTFTVQQGTMTNTRLGKIHVSPATLFIIPIIFQMLMLAVYDQFLVPFLRRRTGYVGGVTHLQRIGIGFVTMLLASVIAAIVERKRKEAVVQMSLFWLAPQFFLLGVADVTSFTGLLEFFNSEAPRGMKSIATALFWCALGLASLLATTLVEIVNKATRHRRQGGWLEGTSLNNSRLDLFYWVVAVVGLLGFCNYLYWAKKYVYQHNPHIVETSVDQDSP from the exons ATGGCACTTGTAGGCTTCGTGGATTGGAGGGGAAATGCCATCAGGAAAGAGGTGCATGGTGGAGTCAGAGCAGCATGGTTCTTGTACG TTCTGACTGTGGTAACCAACGTGGTTATTATCCCAAACCTGCTGAATCTGGTTACTTATCTTCATGGAACAATGCATATGGGGGTCTCGGCCTCTGCAACTACaaccactaatttttttggtgccACATCCGGGTTTGCAATGATAGCAGCTTTCCTCTCCGACTCCTACATTACTCGCTTTAGAACTATGCTCCTCTTTGGTCCATTTATGTTTCTG GGTTATGGATTGCTCGCACTGCAAGCCTACCTTCCTTCACTCCGTCCACCAGCTTGCAACATTGAAGCAGAGCTAAACAGCTGCGAAGTGGTCCATGGATGGAATGCTACCTTATTGTACACAGCCTTGTATATGACTGCATTTGGTGATGGTTTTATCCGTGTTTGCTTGCCATCCCTCGGAGCAGACCAATTTGACCATGAAGATCCCTCTGAGTCCCGCCAACAGTCCAGCTTCTTTAACTGGTATACCTTCGGAATCTCCTTTGGAGGTTTTGTAGGGCTTATTCTCATAGTGTGGCTCGAGAACTACAAAGGGTGGGATATCGGACTTGGGGTGTGTGCCATCCTAATTCTGCTAGGATTGCTCATAGTTGCTGCCGGTTTTCCCTTCTACCGCAACCAA GTTCTTGTGGTTGCATTTAGGAACAGGAAACTTGAACTTCCTGAAAAACTGGAGGAAGCGACGGAAAGCTGCACTGGGACAAGGGCATGTTCTGTTGATGCACTCGCTCCAACAAATAGTCTGAA ATTCCTCGACAAAGCTTGCATCAACCGTGGCCAAAGTGGAGCCTGGTCAGTTAGCAGTCTGAGAAAGGTGGAGGAGACAAAAGTTATCCTCCATGTGCTTCCTCTCTTCGTCAGCTCCATGATCGGATATATATCGAACGTTATCCTCTTCACATTCACTGTGCAGCAAGGCACCATGACGAACACAAGGCTGGGCAAGATCCATGTTTCCCCCGCGACACTCTTTATCATCCCCATCATATTCCAGATGCTAATGCTTGCTGTCTATGACCAGTTCCTTGTGCCATTCTTGCGTAGACGCACAGGCTATGTCGGTGGTGTCACTCATTTGCAACGCATTGGTATTGGGTTTGTCACCATGCTACTTGCGTCAGTCATTGCAGCAATTGTTGAGAGGAAGAGAAAGGAAGCTGTGGTGCAGATGTCCCTCTTCTGGCTTGCACCTCAATTCTTTCTTCTTGGTGTGGCAGATGTGACATCATTCACCGGGCTCCTTGAGTTCTTCAACAGCGAGGCACCACGCGGCATGAAGTCTATTGCCACAGCGTTGTTCTGGTGTGCTCTGGGGCTCGCGTCCTTGCTGGCCACAACGCTGGTGGAAATTGTGAACAAGGCCACAAGGCATAGGCGCCAGGGAGGCTGGCTCGAGGGTACAAGCTTGAACAACAGCCGTCTTGACCTGTTCTACTGGGTTGTGGCTGTTGTCGGATTGCTTGGCTTCTGCAACTATCTGTACTGGGCCAAGAAGTATGTGTACCAGCACAATCCACACATCGTTGAGACATCGGTTGATCAGGATTCGCCTTGA
- the LOC109771995 gene encoding protein NRT1/ PTR FAMILY 4.6 isoform X1: MALVGFVDWRGNAIRKEVHGGVRAAWFLYVLTVVTNVVIIPNLLNLVTYLHGTMHMGVSASATTTTNFFGATSGFAMIAAFLSDSYITRFRTMLLFGPFMFLGYGLLALQAYLPSLRPPACNIEAELNSCEVVHGWNATLLYTALYMTAFGDGFIRVCLPSLGADQFDHEDPSESRQQSSFFNWYTFGISFGGFVGLILIVWLENYKGWDIGLGVCAILILLGLLIVAAGFPFYRNQVPQGSPLTRILQVLVVAFRNRKLELPEKLEEATESCTGTRACSVDALAPTNSLKFLDKACINRGQSGAWSVSSLRKVEETKVILHVLPLFVSSMIGYISNVILFTFTVQQGTMTNTRLGKIHVSPATLFIIPIIFQMLMLAVYDQFLVPFLRRRTGYVGGVTHLQRIGIGFVTMLLASVIAAIVERKRKEAVVQMSLFWLAPQFFLLGVADVTSFTGLLEFFNSEAPRGMKSIATALFWCALGLASLLATTLVEIVNKATRHRRQGGWLEGTSLNNSRLDLFYWVVAVVGLLGFCNYLYWAKKYVYQHNPHIVETSVDQDSP, encoded by the exons ATGGCACTTGTAGGCTTCGTGGATTGGAGGGGAAATGCCATCAGGAAAGAGGTGCATGGTGGAGTCAGAGCAGCATGGTTCTTGTACG TTCTGACTGTGGTAACCAACGTGGTTATTATCCCAAACCTGCTGAATCTGGTTACTTATCTTCATGGAACAATGCATATGGGGGTCTCGGCCTCTGCAACTACaaccactaatttttttggtgccACATCCGGGTTTGCAATGATAGCAGCTTTCCTCTCCGACTCCTACATTACTCGCTTTAGAACTATGCTCCTCTTTGGTCCATTTATGTTTCTG GGTTATGGATTGCTCGCACTGCAAGCCTACCTTCCTTCACTCCGTCCACCAGCTTGCAACATTGAAGCAGAGCTAAACAGCTGCGAAGTGGTCCATGGATGGAATGCTACCTTATTGTACACAGCCTTGTATATGACTGCATTTGGTGATGGTTTTATCCGTGTTTGCTTGCCATCCCTCGGAGCAGACCAATTTGACCATGAAGATCCCTCTGAGTCCCGCCAACAGTCCAGCTTCTTTAACTGGTATACCTTCGGAATCTCCTTTGGAGGTTTTGTAGGGCTTATTCTCATAGTGTGGCTCGAGAACTACAAAGGGTGGGATATCGGACTTGGGGTGTGTGCCATCCTAATTCTGCTAGGATTGCTCATAGTTGCTGCCGGTTTTCCCTTCTACCGCAACCAAGTACCACAAGGAAGTCCTCTAACTCGAATACTGCAG GTTCTTGTGGTTGCATTTAGGAACAGGAAACTTGAACTTCCTGAAAAACTGGAGGAAGCGACGGAAAGCTGCACTGGGACAAGGGCATGTTCTGTTGATGCACTCGCTCCAACAAATAGTCTGAA ATTCCTCGACAAAGCTTGCATCAACCGTGGCCAAAGTGGAGCCTGGTCAGTTAGCAGTCTGAGAAAGGTGGAGGAGACAAAAGTTATCCTCCATGTGCTTCCTCTCTTCGTCAGCTCCATGATCGGATATATATCGAACGTTATCCTCTTCACATTCACTGTGCAGCAAGGCACCATGACGAACACAAGGCTGGGCAAGATCCATGTTTCCCCCGCGACACTCTTTATCATCCCCATCATATTCCAGATGCTAATGCTTGCTGTCTATGACCAGTTCCTTGTGCCATTCTTGCGTAGACGCACAGGCTATGTCGGTGGTGTCACTCATTTGCAACGCATTGGTATTGGGTTTGTCACCATGCTACTTGCGTCAGTCATTGCAGCAATTGTTGAGAGGAAGAGAAAGGAAGCTGTGGTGCAGATGTCCCTCTTCTGGCTTGCACCTCAATTCTTTCTTCTTGGTGTGGCAGATGTGACATCATTCACCGGGCTCCTTGAGTTCTTCAACAGCGAGGCACCACGCGGCATGAAGTCTATTGCCACAGCGTTGTTCTGGTGTGCTCTGGGGCTCGCGTCCTTGCTGGCCACAACGCTGGTGGAAATTGTGAACAAGGCCACAAGGCATAGGCGCCAGGGAGGCTGGCTCGAGGGTACAAGCTTGAACAACAGCCGTCTTGACCTGTTCTACTGGGTTGTGGCTGTTGTCGGATTGCTTGGCTTCTGCAACTATCTGTACTGGGCCAAGAAGTATGTGTACCAGCACAATCCACACATCGTTGAGACATCGGTTGATCAGGATTCGCCTTGA